Within Tribolium castaneum strain GA2 chromosome 10, icTriCast1.1, whole genome shotgun sequence, the genomic segment ACTCCGTCAAGTGCTGGCCGTCATATAGAGGGTAGCGGTTCGACTACTCACAGTGACCAGTCTAAGTGTACTCGGTGCAGACATGCTCGCGCTCCTCTGTCTGTGTGTGGTGCTGCTGGTGTGGTGGTTCTCGCGGCCGAAGAAGTCCCCGAGTACGATTCCGGGGCCGCGGCCCTGGCCCCTCATCGGCAGCATGCACCTCCTGGCCGGGCACGAGACGCCCTTCCAGGCCTTCACCGCGCTCAGTCGGGTCTACGGAGACATCTTCAGCATCCACCTCGGGTCGGCTTCCTGTGTCGTCGTCAACAACTTCAAGCTGATCAAAGAGGTGCTCATCGCCAAGGGGGGCGACTTCGGGGGCCGGCCCGACTTCGCTCGCTTCCATAAGCTCTTCGGCGGCGATCGCAACAATTGTAAGTGTTAAAAACCCGGAAGCGTGGACTGAGTCGGTGGGTTCGTCGCTTACGCGAGCGTTGATTTCTCCGATGCTCACTTAAATAAATCAGAGCCTGAGCACGGAAAATTCGATCTACCGAAAAATATCCTTCCAGTTTGTCTTTACCGTATAATCACTAATTACTGTAAAACCGAGAGTCCCGTTAAAACATCCAACATTCCGATGAAAAAGTTAGCAAAGAAATTGTATCCTACCGGCTGCAAAATTATATGCATTCCGAGGTTTAAGAGGTCACCACGTCGCGGTTTTTGTCGATTACGCTGCTTTAGAATTTACTTTCTATAATACCGCACCTGATTGCCCGATTCATTCATAAGACTGCTCCACTACACACTCGATTGCCGTGAACTTGAACTTGGGATTCTAATGAAATTGAAACTGATTGCCGCTAAAGTACCTCAATTATCATAGCATTACCATCGACGAAAACCTCGAGATAAGCTCGTTCGACGTCGCTTTGGCCGGCCAACGGtccattaataattttggttaaCGGTGTCCCGTCCTTGGCCCCCATCGAGTTCCTTTACTCGCGAATATTTGCGTTTCCGCGTTTCAGCTACGATTTCGAGTCGGGTGGATGGATGGATGGTGGAGTTGCACGAGTTACGTTGTGGCGCAAGCCACAGGTGTGGGTCCACGCGCCTCATTGCCTCAATGGGCATCAAGTGGTCTGGCGTGGCTTGACGCGTGCCGGGCATGATAGGCGAGCCGCAGCACGGCCTTGAGACTAGGCTGCGTTTTTTGCCCCCTAACCTGCATGTTTGTTTCAGCGCTCGCCCTGTGTGACTGGTCCTCGCTGCAGAAGACGCGCCGCAGCATCGCCCGCACTTACTGCTCGCCCAGATTCACTTCGCTCCAGTACGACAGAGTCAACAACGTCGGCGAAGAGGAGCTCAAGTCCTTCCTCCACCAACTGGACCAACTCCCCCACGGCCAGCCCTGCAACGTCAAGCCGGCCGTCCTCATGGTCTGCGCCAACATGTTCACCCAGTACATGTGCTCCACAAGCTTCGCCTACGAGGACAAAGGCTTCCAGAAGATCGTCCGGTATTTCGATGAGATCTTCTGGGAGATCAATCAAGGCTATGCCGTCGACTTCCTCCCCTGGCTCCTCCCGGTCTACACCGGCCACATGAAGAAAATCTCCAACTGGGCCACGGAAATCCGACAGTTTATCTTGTCGAGGATCATTGACAAACACCGCGCGACCTTAGACACCAACTCCCCACCGAGAGACTTCACCGATGCTCTTTTGATGCACTTGGAGGAAGACCCAAATATGAATTGGCAACATATCATATTCGAATTGGAAGATTTCCTCGGGGGACACTCGGCCATCGGTAACTTGGTCATGGTAACTCTAGCCGCAGTCGTCGATCATCCGGAAGTCGCGAAACGTATTCAGGAAGAAGTCGACCAAGTGACTGGCGGTACTCGCTGCCCGAACCTTTTCGACAAAGCTGCGATGCCCTACACGGAAGCCACCATCTTGGAAACTCTCCGAACAGCCTCTTCGCCCATTGTCCCACACGTCGCGAGTAAAGACACCGAAAT encodes:
- the LOC658081 gene encoding cytochrome P450 307a1, which translates into the protein MLALLCLCVVLLVWWFSRPKKSPSTIPGPRPWPLIGSMHLLAGHETPFQAFTALSRVYGDIFSIHLGSASCVVVNNFKLIKEVLIAKGGDFGGRPDFARFHKLFGGDRNNSLALCDWSSLQKTRRSIARTYCSPRFTSLQYDRVNNVGEEELKSFLHQLDQLPHGQPCNVKPAVLMVCANMFTQYMCSTSFAYEDKGFQKIVRYFDEIFWEINQGYAVDFLPWLLPVYTGHMKKISNWATEIRQFILSRIIDKHRATLDTNSPPRDFTDALLMHLEEDPNMNWQHIIFELEDFLGGHSAIGNLVMVTLAAVVDHPEVAKRIQEEVDQVTGGTRCPNLFDKAAMPYTEATILETLRTASSPIVPHVASKDTEIDGHEVSKGTIVFINNYELNQGDAYWDEPGLFKPERFLSSTGNIVKPAHFIPFSTGKRTCIGQRLVQCFSFVVLATLLQYYDVSTKESVKVQPGCVAVPPDCFKLVLTPRK